The following proteins are co-located in the Acidimicrobiales bacterium genome:
- the manA gene encoding mannose-6-phosphate isomerase, class I, whose product MSLSTMRNVVRDYAWGSTDLIAALRGEQPSGRREAEVWMGAHPAAPSAVDVGGTVVALDQLVADDPVRVLGAGVHERFGRLPFLMKLLAAAEPLSLQAHPSIEQAVVGFNRENLAGIALDAPHRSYKDDNHKPELICALTPFRALVGFREVAASIELLESLRVAELAGVLDVLRSDPSRDDLTGLLRSLLTTDRVAGQALAEAVGAAVRSDGPFELERAVARSIARVHPGDPGIVTALLLNAIELAPGQAIHLAAGVLHAYVEGLGVEIMASSDNVLRGGLTPKHIDVDELCSVVDPTPSQVVVLEGDDADGEYVYRTPSPEFELRRLELDGAVTRSTWGPEIVVVTAGVVRIDDVPVAAGDSVFIAANSTWKAGGRGQLFRAVVPAG is encoded by the coding sequence ATGAGTCTTTCGACGATGCGCAACGTTGTTCGCGACTACGCCTGGGGTTCCACCGATCTGATTGCGGCGTTGCGTGGCGAGCAGCCCTCGGGTCGGCGCGAGGCCGAGGTGTGGATGGGGGCTCACCCGGCAGCACCCTCGGCGGTCGACGTTGGTGGAACCGTCGTGGCCCTCGACCAGCTCGTGGCCGACGACCCTGTGCGGGTTCTGGGTGCCGGTGTCCACGAACGCTTCGGTCGCCTGCCCTTTCTGATGAAGCTGTTGGCTGCTGCCGAGCCCCTGTCTCTGCAAGCTCACCCATCCATAGAGCAGGCCGTGGTGGGGTTCAACCGCGAGAACCTCGCGGGCATCGCATTGGATGCTCCACACAGGTCGTACAAGGACGACAACCACAAGCCCGAGCTGATCTGCGCGCTGACGCCGTTCCGGGCGCTGGTGGGGTTCCGCGAGGTGGCCGCATCGATCGAGTTGCTCGAGTCTCTTCGGGTTGCCGAGCTGGCGGGTGTGCTCGATGTGTTGCGCTCTGACCCGTCGCGCGACGACCTCACGGGTCTGTTGCGCAGCTTGCTGACCACCGATCGCGTGGCCGGCCAGGCGTTGGCCGAGGCTGTGGGCGCAGCGGTGCGCTCGGACGGCCCCTTCGAGCTCGAGCGGGCCGTGGCGCGCTCGATTGCGCGCGTGCACCCCGGAGACCCCGGAATCGTCACCGCCCTGCTCTTGAACGCCATCGAGTTGGCACCGGGCCAGGCCATACATCTGGCCGCGGGCGTGCTGCACGCGTACGTCGAGGGGTTGGGCGTCGAGATCATGGCGTCGTCCGACAACGTGTTGCGCGGTGGGCTGACGCCCAAACACATCGACGTCGACGAACTCTGTTCCGTCGTCGACCCGACCCCTTCGCAGGTGGTTGTGCTGGAAGGTGACGACGCCGACGGCGAATACGTCTACCGCACACCCAGCCCAGAGTTCGAGCTTCGCCGCCTCGAACTGGACGGCGCGGTAACCCGCTCGACCTGGGGCCCCGAGATAGTCGTGGTCACGGCGGGTGTGGTCCGCATCGACGATGTGCCCGTAGCAGCGGGCGACTCGGTGTTCATTGCCGCGAACTCGACTTGGAAGGCCGGCGGCCGCGGCCAGCTGTTTCGCGCCGTCGTGCCCGCCGGTTGA
- a CDS encoding TetR/AcrR family transcriptional regulator, which yields MNTDTVREQIVAGAARAAMCSSLQKMTVGDIAASAGISRATVYRHFAGGRDEIVSALVKSEFQRFLSHVAREAEQADSLEEMLVRGLMTARALADENELLQRELSVEPEVVIPYLTVESRQVLDLVAGFFEVRLGPFGWPADDIAAKSQYLARMFLSYVEASGSWNLSDVSSVTRLVRNEFLGEAQRRPTGSP from the coding sequence ATGAACACCGACACCGTTCGCGAACAGATTGTCGCCGGGGCCGCCAGGGCCGCCATGTGCAGTTCGTTGCAGAAGATGACGGTGGGCGACATCGCGGCGTCGGCTGGAATATCTCGCGCCACGGTCTATCGCCACTTTGCCGGCGGCCGCGACGAGATCGTCTCGGCACTGGTGAAGTCAGAGTTCCAGCGGTTCTTGAGCCACGTGGCCAGGGAGGCCGAGCAGGCCGACAGCCTCGAAGAGATGCTGGTGCGCGGCCTGATGACGGCGCGGGCGTTGGCCGACGAAAACGAACTTTTGCAGCGCGAGCTATCGGTCGAACCCGAGGTGGTCATCCCGTACCTGACCGTCGAGTCACGTCAGGTCCTCGACCTGGTCGCCGGGTTCTTCGAGGTGCGGCTGGGCCCGTTCGGGTGGCCCGCAGACGACATCGCAGCCAAGAGCCAGTACCTCGCTCGGATGTTCTTGTCGTACGTCGAGGCGTCGGGCAGCTGGAACTTGTCGGACGTCTCCAGCGTGACCAGGCTGGTTCGAAACGAGTTTCTTGGGGAAGCCCAGCGACGGCCGACTGGATCGCCATGA
- a CDS encoding SDR family NAD(P)-dependent oxidoreductase, whose protein sequence is MNWASASAPEAAVSGRFVLVTGASTGIGEATARLLASGGWNVIATVRSDADADRIGAIQRCSPAHFDLGLGAERAAAELADQVAGIVGDAGLAGLVNNAGYVEGGPFETVTLDRWRSQFEVNVFGVVELTRVLMPTLRRAVDPRVVVVGSISGRVGAPMLGPYVASKHAVDGLCKCLRREFDGSGPIVTLVEPGAVSTPLWAKAVRLADRIEGSLNADQQARYSRLISAQRVALQDGRRQGVSPDVVAEVIQTALTSSRPRARYLVGRDAKAGGLLDRVLPDSAMEAIGRRLIARAADRGVR, encoded by the coding sequence ATGAACTGGGCAAGTGCATCGGCGCCAGAAGCGGCAGTTTCTGGGCGTTTCGTCTTGGTCACAGGCGCGTCGACAGGTATTGGTGAGGCGACGGCGCGCCTTTTGGCCTCTGGTGGCTGGAACGTGATCGCCACCGTTCGCTCCGATGCCGATGCCGACCGCATCGGCGCAATCCAGCGGTGCTCTCCGGCGCACTTCGACCTGGGGTTGGGTGCCGAGCGAGCGGCCGCCGAACTGGCAGATCAGGTTGCCGGCATCGTCGGCGACGCCGGTTTGGCCGGGCTGGTGAACAACGCAGGTTATGTCGAGGGTGGCCCGTTCGAGACCGTGACCCTCGACCGGTGGCGGTCGCAGTTCGAGGTCAATGTGTTCGGGGTGGTCGAACTGACCAGGGTGTTGATGCCCACGCTGCGCCGTGCGGTCGATCCGCGGGTGGTGGTGGTCGGGTCGATTTCGGGCCGCGTCGGCGCCCCGATGTTGGGGCCATATGTGGCTTCCAAACACGCCGTCGACGGATTGTGCAAGTGCCTTCGGCGCGAGTTCGACGGCAGCGGGCCAATCGTCACGCTGGTCGAGCCTGGCGCCGTCAGCACCCCCTTGTGGGCGAAAGCGGTCCGGTTGGCCGATCGGATCGAGGGCAGCCTGAACGCCGACCAGCAAGCTCGATATTCGCGACTGATCAGTGCCCAGCGCGTCGCGCTGCAAGACGGTCGGCGCCAGGGCGTGAGCCCCGACGTGGTGGCCGAGGTGATCCAGACCGCACTGACCTCCAGCCGGCCACGAGCCCGCTATCTGGTGGGTCGAGACGCAAAGGCCGGGGGACTGTTGGATCGGGTTCTGCCCGACTCGGCGATGGAGGCCATAGGGCGAAGGCTGATCGCCCGTGCGGCCGACCGGGGGGTTCGATGA
- a CDS encoding ribokinase, translating to MVEVAVVGSLNHDITVWVPHRPAPDETMHGDRVAEFRGGKGANQAVAAARLGARVSMVGAVGDDARGTFLVDGLAAEGIDHSHVVRADEPTGVAVITVDPEDVSIIVVAGANGRLSPAHVGEAADVIARADVLLLQGEVPAPTARRAAELARASSTLVVFNPAPFNDVAPAVLPLTDVLVVNRGEAAQVAELGDRVSAADVVVTTLGADGCVVTQRGDVSPARTSIGAFEAAMVDPTGAGDCFVAALAVAIGEGRSPVDAARFAAAAGSLAVEVEGAQPSMPLRSAVEVRLGGAG from the coding sequence GTGGTCGAGGTGGCCGTCGTCGGCTCTTTGAACCACGACATCACCGTTTGGGTGCCACACCGGCCAGCACCAGACGAGACCATGCACGGAGATCGGGTCGCCGAGTTCCGGGGTGGCAAGGGTGCCAATCAGGCCGTTGCTGCAGCCCGTTTGGGGGCCAGGGTTTCGATGGTGGGCGCTGTGGGCGACGACGCCCGCGGCACCTTCCTGGTCGATGGGCTCGCGGCCGAGGGTATCGACCACTCGCACGTGGTTCGCGCCGACGAGCCAACCGGTGTGGCGGTCATAACCGTCGATCCCGAAGATGTGTCGATAATCGTGGTGGCCGGAGCCAACGGCCGGCTGAGCCCCGCCCATGTCGGCGAGGCCGCCGATGTGATCGCCAGAGCCGATGTCTTGTTGTTGCAGGGCGAGGTGCCTGCGCCCACCGCTCGGCGGGCCGCCGAATTGGCACGGGCTTCATCGACTCTGGTGGTGTTCAACCCCGCGCCGTTCAACGATGTGGCGCCTGCTGTGCTGCCCCTCACCGACGTGCTGGTCGTCAACCGGGGCGAGGCCGCCCAGGTGGCCGAGCTCGGCGATCGAGTCTCGGCCGCCGACGTGGTAGTGACGACCCTTGGCGCCGACGGGTGCGTGGTGACTCAGCGGGGTGACGTGTCGCCCGCTCGCACCAGCATCGGCGCCTTCGAGGCCGCCATGGTCGACCCTACCGGTGCCGGCGACTGCTTCGTGGCGGCTCTGGCGGTGGCGATTGGCGAGGGTCGTTCGCCGGTCGATGCGGCTCGTTTCGCTGCAGCGGCCGGTTCGCTTGCCGTCGAGGTCGAGGGTGCCCAGCCCTCGATGCCGCTTCGGTCAGCTGTCGAGGTCAGGCTGGGCGGGGCCGGCTGA